One window from the genome of Pyruvatibacter sp. encodes:
- a CDS encoding major capsid protein, with protein MAPLTNSGARVVDPILTNHSRGYSHPERVGRVLFPVVPVPVRGFKRIEFSKESFLRYNTRRAPGAATKSMTFGYEGLPASISQYALNATVPREHVQEAAAGPGIDLQMEAVSAVQDVISLDEECEQAELALDASKYDAANKITLAGNDQWSDPDSDPKAVINDGKEAVRKKIGRDANTLVLPPAGFRALDDHPKLLEKLKYTSSDSITTAILARYFDVETVVVGRAVYAATPESDFTDVWGDKAVLAYVAPAGARSVRVPSFGYTYQLTGHPFVEPMRWDPDTKSWVAGVTDERSAELVGAEAGYLISDLVA; from the coding sequence CAAACCACAGCCGTGGGTATTCTCACCCTGAGCGGGTGGGCCGTGTGCTGTTTCCGGTGGTGCCGGTGCCGGTGCGTGGCTTCAAGCGCATCGAGTTCAGCAAGGAAAGTTTCCTGCGCTACAACACGCGCCGCGCGCCGGGCGCCGCCACCAAGAGCATGACCTTCGGCTATGAAGGTCTGCCGGCGTCAATCAGCCAGTATGCGCTTAACGCCACCGTGCCGCGCGAGCATGTTCAGGAAGCAGCCGCCGGTCCGGGCATCGACCTGCAGATGGAAGCTGTCAGCGCCGTACAGGACGTGATCTCGCTGGACGAAGAGTGCGAACAGGCTGAACTGGCACTGGACGCGAGCAAATATGACGCGGCCAACAAGATCACGCTTGCCGGCAACGACCAGTGGTCTGACCCCGACAGCGACCCCAAGGCGGTGATCAACGACGGCAAGGAGGCGGTGCGCAAAAAGATCGGCCGCGATGCCAATACGCTGGTGTTGCCGCCCGCTGGTTTCCGGGCGCTGGATGATCACCCCAAACTGCTTGAAAAGCTCAAATACACATCGTCCGACTCGATTACCACGGCCATTCTGGCGCGGTACTTTGATGTGGAGACGGTGGTGGTGGGCCGCGCAGTTTATGCGGCCACGCCCGAAAGCGACTTCACCGATGTGTGGGGTGACAAGGCAGTGCTGGCCTATGTGGCCCCTGCCGGTGCGCGCTCCGTGCGGGTGCCCAGCTTTGGCTACACCTACCAGCTGACCGGCCATCCGTTTGTGGAGCCGATGCGCTGGGACCCCGACACCAAGAGCTGGGTGGCGGGCGTTACCGACGAGCGTTCTGCCGAGCTTGTGGGTGCCGAGGCGGGTTATCTGATCTCGGACCTGGTGGCGTAA
- a CDS encoding DUF1320 domain-containing protein, whose product MTYATKQDLIDRFGAEELEQLTDRDGTADAIVDSVLTRALEDADAKINSYLSGHYTLPLSDPPDVLERTAADMARYYLYQDGAPEQVQKAFDHAIAYLRDVAAGKARLGDQDAPGDAPTSDGGPRINADPAVFSKDTLADY is encoded by the coding sequence GTGACCTACGCAACGAAACAGGACCTGATCGACCGCTTCGGTGCCGAGGAGCTTGAGCAGCTTACGGATCGCGACGGCACGGCCGACGCGATCGTGGACAGTGTGCTGACCCGTGCGCTTGAAGACGCGGACGCGAAGATCAACTCCTATCTGTCCGGGCATTACACGCTGCCGTTGTCCGACCCGCCGGACGTGCTGGAACGCACGGCGGCCGACATGGCGCGCTACTATCTTTATCAGGACGGCGCACCGGAGCAGGTTCAAAAGGCGTTTGACCATGCCATCGCGTATCTGCGCGACGTGGCCGCGGGCAAGGCCCGCCTGGGCGACCAGGACGCACCCGGCGACGCACCGACATCTGACGGCGGCCCGCGCATCAATGCGGACCCGGCCGTGTTCTCCAAAGACACGCTGGCGGACTACTGA
- a CDS encoding phage virion morphogenesis protein, with protein MAGIDLTLTFEDGELRQAMADTRARLGDLSAPLDEIGSYLEDRTLERFETGQAPDGTPWLPSQRAVAEGGQTLVDKGHLRDSMNPQVEGDSVVIGSNRPYAAIHQFGGTIRAKSGGKLRFELPGGGVVFTDKVDIPARPFLGVNEDDLDEIETILANFLSQDISDVGGGDT; from the coding sequence ATGGCCGGCATTGATCTCACCCTCACCTTTGAAGACGGCGAGCTGCGGCAGGCGATGGCGGACACACGTGCGCGGCTTGGTGATTTGTCGGCGCCGCTGGACGAGATCGGCAGCTATCTGGAAGACCGGACGCTGGAACGATTTGAAACCGGGCAGGCTCCCGACGGCACACCGTGGCTGCCGTCGCAGCGCGCGGTTGCGGAGGGTGGCCAAACGCTGGTGGACAAGGGACATCTCCGGGATTCGATGAACCCGCAGGTCGAAGGCGACAGCGTGGTGATTGGAAGCAATCGGCCTTACGCGGCGATTCACCAATTTGGCGGCACGATCCGGGCCAAGTCCGGCGGTAAGCTAAGATTTGAGCTTCCCGGTGGCGGCGTGGTTTTTACCGACAAGGTGGACATACCGGCGCGGCCGTTCCTTGGGGTCAACGAAGATGACCTCGACGAGATTGAAACCATCCTTGCCAACTTCTTGTCGCAGGACATCTCGGATGTCGGGGGTGGTGACACATGA
- a CDS encoding Gp37 family protein: MSIATPRLALIAERLKMQAPSLLDVGLAADLAAAGDAVPRSPAAYVLPTGGTFSSDKVTGLIRQLETISFAVLIGFSNAGRDGARGIAEHEEVRDEVLDALMGFKPAGAQSAIQAKRQQLTAFDGKVQRLWWNITFTFDHMHRKETA, translated from the coding sequence ATGAGCATCGCCACGCCGCGCCTGGCGCTGATTGCCGAGCGTCTGAAAATGCAGGCCCCGTCATTGCTGGATGTGGGGCTGGCGGCTGATCTGGCGGCGGCGGGCGACGCGGTGCCGCGCTCACCGGCGGCATACGTGTTGCCGACGGGGGGCACGTTTTCAAGCGACAAGGTCACCGGCCTGATCCGCCAGCTTGAGACCATCAGCTTTGCCGTGCTGATCGGGTTTTCCAATGCGGGCCGCGACGGCGCGCGCGGCATCGCTGAGCACGAAGAGGTGCGCGACGAAGTGCTGGACGCGCTGATGGGTTTCAAGCCCGCAGGCGCGCAGTCAGCCATTCAGGCAAAGCGCCAGCAGCTCACAGCCTTTGACGGCAAGGTCCAGCGGCTGTGGTGGAACATCACATTTACCTTCGATCACATGCACCGGAAGGAAACAGCATGA